One Setaria viridis chromosome 5, Setaria_viridis_v4.0, whole genome shotgun sequence genomic region harbors:
- the LOC117856859 gene encoding uncharacterized protein gives MSGSGDPSGRGSGGGGGSRSFDFGADDVLCSYDDFAATSEPKRPDPADKDFHESRLGRPFVKAYEQESYSKEDVLSAVEKCMKKYADNLLRSLEGITSRLSQLEIYCYKLERSIGELRSDVLRDVTDHRLKSLEKHLHEVHRSVQILRDKQELAEAQKELAKFQLTQDTSKKKEDAPTPSIPEPKKLEEKPDTSGQQLALVLPHQVNQTSLAPRASEAVQQYKDLPAQQSAPAPPVPQQDRYVLSQAIVYYPQRQAPGIQDTQGQQLQPEVQYLPARPPAQDVPVHASSQPLQAGNQTQPQSYPPYQQQWHQQSSKPTPPPVAQPQQTFSQTFPPPAQQPQLSNVQQFPPQPVQQPQSSSQQYPPPSVQPQQSNPQLPPQAMQPQHPPVQTQMRPPQPPPNYPHYPPEQPLNPAPETMPGHVAMQGQYNTAAPSGVSRSEAPYSYGGPGIPPSQPPPQHSMQRHQLPPSSQGSYGPPPSKGSYAGGPAQYAPQSNPQGYGAGYGYLPSGPPAVQTPQMPPGGGGMSHPGSHMMRGHPYGEMIEKAITMGYPREQVLNVTQRMAESGQPMDFNTLLDRLNEAGSGAPPRAW, from the exons GATTTTCATGAAAGCAGATTGGGGCGACCGTTTGTGAAAGCTTATGAACAAGAAAGTTATAGCAAGGAGGATGTACTTTCTGCTGTTGAGAAATGCATGAAAAAGTATGCTGATAATTTGCTACGATCTCTTGAGGGAATCACTAGTCGGCTTTCACAATTGGAGATCTATTGCTATAAGCTTGAGAGGTCCATAGGTGAACTTCGAAGCGATGTGCTTCGTGATGTGACTGATCATAGGCTGAAGTCTCTTGAGAAGCATCTACATGAA GTACACAGGTCTGTCCAAATTCTTAGGGACAAACAGGAGTTAGCTGAAGCTCAGAAGGAATTGGCCAAATTTCAACTTACACAAGATACATCTAAAAAGAAGGAAGATGCACCAACACCATCTATTCCTGAGCCCAAGAAGCTTGAAGAAAAGCCTGATACATCAGGCCAGCAATTGGCCCTTGTTTTGCCACATCAGGTGAACCAGACATCACTTGCACCTAGAGCTTCTGAAGCAGTCCAACAGTACAAGGATCTACCTGCGCAACAATCAGCCCCTGCCCCTCCTGTGCCACAGCAGGACCGCTATGTTCTTAGCCAAGCCATCGTCTACTACCCACAGCGCCAAGCTCCAGGTATCCAGGACACACAGGGGCAGCAATTGCAACCAGAGGTGCAGTACTTACCAGCACGACCCCCAGCTCAAGATGTTCCGGTCCATGCTTCATCTCAACCGCTTCAGGCTGGAAATCAAACGCAGCCGCAGTCTTACCCTCCTTACCAGCAGCAGTGGCACCAGCAATCCTCCAAGCCAACTCCTCCACCGGTGGCTCAGCCACAGCAGACTTTCTCGCAGACTTTTCCTCCACCTGCACAGCAGCCCCAGTTATCTAATGTGCAGCAGTTTCCTCCACAACCAGTGCAGCAGCCCCAATCTAGTTCTCAACAATACCCTCCACCATCAGTGCAACCACAGCAATCTAACCCACAGCTTCCTCCACAGGCAATGCAACCTCAGCACCCACCTGTGCAAACTCAGATGAGACCTCCTCAACCCCCACCGAATTACCCTCATTATCCACCCGAGCAGCCCTTGAACCCCGCCCCTGAAACTATGCCTGGCCATGTGGCTATGCAAGGGCAATACAACACTGCTGCTCCGTCAGGTGTGAGCCGATCTGAAGCACCATATTCATACGGAGGACCTGGCATTCCACCGTCTCAGCCACCGCCACAGCACAGCATGCAAAGGCACCAGCTCCCACCTTCAAGTCAGGGCTCCTATGGGCCACCTCCAAGCAAAGGGTCATATGCCGGTGGACCTGCACAATACGCACCACAGAGCAATCCGCAAGGCTACGGTGCAGGTTACGGCTACCTGCCCAGCGGCCCTCCAGCAGTCCAGACACCACAGATGCCCCCAGGTGGTGGTGGCATGAGCCATCCAGGGTCGCATATGATGCGTGGCCATCCCTATGGAGAAATGATCGAGAAGGCCATAACAATGGGATATCCTAGGGAGCAGGTGCTGAACGTGACCCAGAGGATGGCCGAGAGCGGGCAGCCGATGGATTTCAACACCCTGCTCGACAGGCTGAACGAAGCTGGGTCCGGAGCACCCCCTCGAGCGTGGTGA